CGGGACTGGCGGctctgagagcccctgagactcggtgcagctgaggctgtactcacccccgctcagctctgttgtgatatttaaaatacgaaaggactgtaggactgagagctgatctggaatttagaaagcagcattactggaggctcattgctgctcagcacaatctcacccccgctcctgggaattgttgattctgcaccctgtagttcagttcttcactaaactggagggggagaagttgagcagaaaaacagagcaaaatccagagagggaactgaaaacacacttggacagatgtgaaacaggtcaatccactgttacaataactccatcactgactccctccgacAGTAATCAGCTCTTTCACAGAGcctgtgagtggctctgaaaagagcctttgggttattagatgacattttggccgctttactttttctgggagctctgagcactggttttcttgggcagcagcaaggccttgatattaggcagcaccccaccctgagcgatggtcaaccctcccagcagcttgttgagctccttgtCGTTGCGGACAGCCAGCTGCATGTGTCTGGGGATGATACGGGTCTTCTTGTTTTTTCGGgctgcgttaccggccagctcgaggatttcagtggtcagatactcgagcacagcagccagatagaccggtgctccgacacccacacgctcagcatagttaccctttctcaggagcctgtgaacacagcccaccgggaactgcagtgcagcccgggaggagcgagacttggtcttggaccgagctttcccgctgatCTTTCCTCTTccggacatttccacaatctcgcaaatactttcacaaagaatggataatttcctcAGTATTTATTACTTGCATGCAGCAGTCAGGATGGCTGAGTGGTTTAAGGTGATGTGTTCAGATTGCAGCTTTTTCTGGaggcgtgggtttgaatcccacttctgacaagttgtattttgactgaactggaggtatTTGGGAGCAGCGGCGAAGAGAGAGCGTGGAAGAATATTGACAAacaaaatgaaaatggacccataAATATTTCATCAATACAttcgagtaagaggcaactaaagaaagaggagggCACTTAAAAGATCGAAAAAGTACAGTGATCCCTGACAATGCACCGGCCGGCTGACATTTGCCAGAACGtagtggcgcgtgcacgggatgatgtcatttcaCAGCGTCAATGTCAtcgcatttccgcaacaaatctatCTTCGCGCATGCGCGATAAAGCGTTAGCGGCTATCTagccacccacacccacccccactcgGCTGGCGGACGTGGCTGAATGTGAGACTTTGAAGCTGAAGCTCTCCCCCCTCGACAACTCACTCCAGGTGTCGACGCTTCCTcctctcagccgctcgctccagacttcACTGCCCCCCACCTCcaacgcacccccactcccctggctgGTTGTTCCTCGCTTTGcaccaccccgctctctggccgctcactccaggctgcgccgcttccctcttctcagccactcactcctacattgccctgtcaccccttgcagccctcctgcttctacaggtggtgcctggtgactgatgaaacgtgggagcgagtgtcatggccagagctagcagctgtgggctgggctaggGTGGGCTGGGAGGCGGAGAGCGAGCAGCCAGAGCGCGGGGGTGACactgggaggagggggagaaagcaagtTGCAGAGTGGGGAGAGCAGTCAGTGGTGGGGGAGCTAGtggttcgggtgaaatcagtcctggtcagttatataaacgaatcacaataacgaattggcagcacattttatcctctgcccgattttccattccatcgatcggggtgctaattcactatcttccaatggcaattcaatcataaaattacttttgtatttaataggattaccggaatgttaaatggatctgaggattacagttagtatcctataactacaaagCATGTGACTGGGCTTTCATCCAACTTAATGTCAGGTTTcccgtgataaattgagcagcgccatatttAATCCTGACAGCTGCCTGAGACGCTGACGTTcctgttgaagagcctgcatttacgcatgtgcaagtattgtgccacctagtggttgcgttgtcagcaaatgcagccgagTGAGTTTGCACTCCGATTGATGGATaataaaatcgggcagagtatcaaatgtgctgccaattcgttattgagattcgttgagtaattcgcttcttcccgacactgaaattggcggctttttcgaattcaaactttctgccaggtcGACAGTTTAAGCCAATGATTTTCTCTATTTTCAatattcgaggctctgcgattggttcagacatgtgaatgagaagagCGCGACCAGTCAGAAGTGGGCTCAGGTTCGCGTGGgcgcaaactgcgggaattccaggtccctgaatgactgagctgaaactgatcagtttcacaaaccatgTCAGTTTCAGTGCATGAAACACCGTCTCGacagaaataacatcacaagtgggtttggttccagtgaccgattcaacggctgctgcaaaactcccggactccctcattgcagcgaaatcattttgaaattctatgaaaacaaagagtgattctggaggaatgatgtggcttttcactgagggtatgtgtcgttggggaaataactaactgtagagcctcaggCGTTGTTtgcacagcccgttcagaaaatcaaatccactgcacatccttgctacaactgaaatgtcaaatttggggattctagtttattccagacagttctaaacagcctatcccagctcccatttccaggtcactgctctctctatgaggcggtgggtggctcttagaagagcctttgttgtgtgtttgctggaaagatTGAGTTGGAAGCCTCCGAATCCATGGAGAGTgcagccctgccgtttcagagcgtacaccacatccaagcTTTAATTCATCTATTGTCTGTCCAGCATTGGTATTTTGACCCACAAATGCATGACTTTGATCCACTTCAAGTGGCAATCATGAGTACTAAGAAAATGTCAGTTTCCTTCTCACAAAAGTCGACATGCACTATTTGAAATGGTCGACTCGGCCATGGCCATGTTTCCTAttatgaagattgcaccttcacagtctACATCTGAATCATCTTGCAGCAAATGTGACAGTGCATCAGcgatagcattctcctttgaactacgATATTCAATGTTGTAGTCATACAGTGAGAGAAGCACAGCCCACTGCAGCATCCTTGACACTGCTATTGTCAGTATTgtagactttggtcccagaatagctattaGTGGTTTATGATCTGTTCCTAGCATAACGTTTCTACCCAACAAAATCTGGTGAAGCTTTTTGTTtccaaacatcctttccacatccaccctgtcaagatccctctggatcttacatgtttcaatcaagtcgcctcttactcttcttaactccagcggatacaagcctcgcctgtccaaactttcctcagaagacaacccgcccattccaggtattagtgtcATAAACCttgtctgaattgcttccaatgcaattacatccttccttaaataaggagaccaatactgtacacagtactgcagatatgatctcaccaatgccctgtatagctgaagcataacctcccaacttttgtattcaattcccctcgcaataattgATAGCATTCAATTATCTTTCctatttacttgctgtacctgcatactaaccttttgtgatccatgcactcgaacacccagatccctctgcatctcagagctctgcaatctctcaccatttagataatatgtttttttttattcttccttccaaaatggacaatttcataattttccatgttatactccatttgccagatcgatgcccactcacttaacctttccaaatccctttgtaacctccttatgtcctcttcactactgACTTTCCGACCTattgttgtgtcatcagcaaattttgcaaccataccgtcggtcccttcatctaagtcacttatataaattgtaaacagttgagacCTCAGCACAGATCGCTATGGCacaacactcgttacatcttgccaaccagaaaatgacccatttttgcctaatctctgtttcctgttaactagccaatcttctatccatgccaatatgcttttccctacaccaagagcttttattttctgcaataacctctaGCACAGAGAGCTGCgaaagctcaattattgagcatgttcaagacagaaatcgatagattttggagacaactgacatcaaggtatatggggatagcacaggaatgtggctttgaggtagatgatcatccataatctaattgaatggtggaagatgctcgatgggctgaatggcctactcctgttccaatgttccaaaTATTTTTTTCCACGGCTGCTCATGTAATTTAAAGGGGCTGATGTTTGCACAGCCTGTGCACAGACTTGTGAGTTGTGGCTGTGCAATTTAAAGGGAACATTAAAAGGGACCCGACTTGATCTCAGAACCCAGATTTTGACAaggttcccctgatgatataatattaTCTTGTGTTTTAGACATTTTTCATCAAGTTCATGGACATATTCTTCCACCATTCCTTCTCCCACATTGcttcatctctctcattcattctttattccttacaatccagaaagagttaggaatcagaggtcacctccaaaccctctgcatgcTGACCCCCACCTGTTACCCTGTTTGCTCCAAGAGAGCACTCAATGAATTATACTCTTAATAAACACAGAaatctgcctcacagtgttggacacagagaaaaatacactgCAGTCTTTCTTCAAAATTAATTTGCTGAGCAGCTCACGCCCAGTCTCCAATCTCAGTCTGATCTGTGTTAgcccctggttgtattcatggcctatgTTGAGTTGACAGATCCCACCCAGAACCATATGGAATAGAATGGGCCcatgctccttcctcagcctgaggcacATTGGTTCATCTCACACGCTGCAGCACAGAAAAAACACAGGCTCCAGCCCCAGACAGTTGTATATTAATTCATCACACTCTGTATGGTAGAGAACTGGGACTGTCTATGTGCTGTCTGGGTCTGGTTAATTTTTAaaagttctttcatgggatgtgggtatcactgcagGCCATCATTTGTTTCCCAGTCCTACGTACCCTCTAACTGAGGACAATtacgagtcaactacattgctgtggctctacagtcacatgtcggccagaccaagtaaggacagcagatttccttccctaaagtacaataGTGCAGCCGATGGCTTCTTCTATTAGCTACAACCAATGATACTTTAatggcactattactgatactaatttacAATCCCAGATACTTTGTAATAAGTAATTtgctttattaattaactgaatttaaattccagcagctgctcgGGTGGGAGTTGAATCCATATACACCAGGACATTCGCCTGGGTTCCCTGAGATTACtttttcagtgacattaccacaacaccatCTCCCTAATGCCATGTCGGATCCCATGAAAGGAAGAAATTGGTCTGCTGAGGAGCTTTCAGGTCTTGCAGTTGCTGTCTGGGACTGTGTAAGAGTTGTCTGTTTCTACTGAGCTGTGACTGTGTCTGTGTAGGAGCTCCCTGGGACTGTGACAGAGAAAGatttgtctgtgtgttaatatctgAACCTGTGTAGTCGATCTTGTGTCAGTGTAAGAGTTGTCCAGGTCAGTCTAGGACCTGCCTGTGGCTGTGTGGAAGCTCCCTGGCTATGTGTAGTAGCTGCCTGGATCTATGTAGAAACTGTAGACattgaaggagatatttcataactctcaacaaatatatattccattgactaagaaagactctaccagaaggatccaccatccatggctaactaaggatgtTAAGGGTAGTGTCACGATCCTGTGTTTTTTTTCCCCTCTGGAAATATTGTGGTGTGCCTTTACGAGGGTGAAGAGGTCAGTACATCTTTAAGAGATCTCTTCAGAAGCTCAGTGAGCCAAGGTTCATTCTAGTTGCTAAGTTACagccatacagagagagagaacagactgtatcaattttgactttgaaactggctggcaaaaactggttttgcagagacagacagacagacagctgtgccaGCAAGTGAAAGAATGAGATCTCTCagagagacaatttaaactgaaggaagagaagctgATTTATTACTCTCAAACCAAATTAATTCCTTTAaaaaataacaaattattgatctgctgtgttcattgtTGGAAGAAAAGAAGAGTTTaatacttcaactgctgaactgaactgctgaattgcTATCTTTGGAAACATCTTCAGAttcatcagaccttggaagactgcaagaacTTGGACTGTGTTGAATTAGAAGACCAGAAGTCTATTCTGCAAATACTTTATTGTTATTCCTATTTTTATGGGCAGTGAATTAAAAACAAAACTCCTATTATTTTGAATATATGACTGCGAATGCTGGACTTCGTGTttctttaaataagaagttataaggtctttagatattggtttatcttagtagtatttaagatattagttttttttaaataaatagtttatttgttgatatctaaaggtaCCTGGTTTGCTTTGCCTCATTCGGAGGTTACTGGATTGATTCAATACAGCTGctgctttcttcaatttggaaagcttaaagatatataatGCGACCTGTAGAGCGactggactgaattgacagtgtgttgctcccactgcaatcagaatcatatgttTTGATAGGGGGCTTTGTCATGAGCGGTCGGAACATATATATTAATTGGAGGCTCGTCCGCAGCCAAATCATACTTTAATTAGATGGCTCACATCtgcgatcagaatcagactaatttggagagctCATGTTTGAAATCATTttaattgctcatctctgggataTCATACAtattggggtcttgcgtctggcatcatattaatttctTTCACGTCTGGGATCATCTCAATTGGAAACCCAATTGTTAGGAtcaaaatctaacaccaattacaaagaaataaaaggaaccaggtctcttgtataatcaggtacagtctataccacagTAATGACATTAGCAATTGcaacagagtttttgggaaagcagagagTTTCCCTCAGTGACATGTTAACTTTAacaaagaacaaattaaaagaattggcagcaaaattggggttagaattgaaattaggtgccaaaaaagcagagataattgacataatagccgaacatccaGAATTAGAAGAAGGCTGGGAttcaaatgaaaaaaaaacttgaattggaaaaatagAAAAGGGAAAAAGCAAAAGCAATAGCAAGAGGAAAGCTTGACCATCAGAGAGAAAGTGAATGataagagggaatttaggctaaaagagatggaacaaagacaaaggggtagtcttgaatcaagggaaaattcgggtcaggaagaaactgaatttagctcaggacccagtgaaaagttgtttaaatttatacaggctcttcctaagtttgaggaaagggatgtagatgcATTTTTCATGTCTGtttaaaaaatagccaaacagatgaaattgcCAAAATAAAGTTGGACATTGCTTACGCAAAGCAAGTTGGTAGGCAGAGCACATGAAGATTATGCCatattcctgaagaggcttctgcagattatgatatggcaaaaaaggctattgtcTCTGTgtatgaattagtccctgaagcttaccatcagaagttttagaacctacagagattggctgggcggacatatgcagaatttgagagggtgaagcaaattaattttgatagtTGGATATGAACATTAAAGATGGaacccacatatgagaaccttcgagaattgattctcttcgaagagtttaaaaactccagtccttcagtaatgagaactcatatagataaccagaaagttttgaaagctagtcaAGCAGTAGAGATTGCTGATGACTTTGagtttgtgaataagccaacctcttttgtcGATCACCCctgtaaacccaagaaggatagaaagtgggtgaGTGAAagtaaggcaagtagctggggataaGAAGGAGCAGCTGAAAATGCCCCAGGATCacttcctcaggtcagaaaggaaggtgctgagggtagaagtgaggttcacaagctgaAGCATTATTATTGCAACAAAATGGATCACCTTCGtttagagtgctggaaattgtgaggtaaatccataggacctgttggggtacgcaaagctagtgcagaggaaaagactctgactgagagtatagcagaccaggctatagctttaacgatagCTGTAAAACCAACTACTAAAACTAAAAGTAGTGTAGACGTTAGGAataaaagttataatgaatttttgtcaaaggagagagtaactccatatccttcaaGCGAGGCAGAAAAacgtatcattatactcagggatacaggagcaacccaaatagTCTTGCTGAAGAAAGAtataagttttagttaatggaattgccgGGGAGTACTTACCCGTACgtttatataaagtatgcctagagagtgacctcatatctgggatagtaacttcaGGGGTTTTCCACAGTTTGCCAATAGAggaaattgatctactcctaggaaaagatttggctggatcaaaagtatcaatttctcctataattaccgaggaaacaaatgaaattaaagaaactgagcaattacaggaacaagttccgggaatatttcctgcatatgtagtcacccaagcaatggctaaataggatccattgtcagaggtaaaaggggcaccacaaatcgatagccaaatatctgaaaccttaCTTGGGGATTTATATAAtctaaatgagatgtttaacaaatcatctatcattgcagcacagcaagctgatccagagatatagcacagacggctctgacagaagctgagatgAAAGGAGTTCTGGATGGctcttatatggcaaacggggctttgaggaggaaatggaaattgcctcatagacctgcaaacGAAGACGaggcagttgttgaacagatagcggTACCccctaaatatcgccagggattattaaggttagcacacaacattccttttgcaggacataggggaattcgaaagaccaaatcacgtataagccaacattattactggccaggtgttacaaaggatgtgaaataattttgtaggacatgccatacctgtcaaatggtgggaaaaccacaacctactataaaaccagcaccactagttcccatgccagtgattgaggaaccatttagcagggtatgagtagactgtgtaggacccttgccaaaaacaaaagcgggatatCAAAACATActtaccatcatggatatggctacttgatt
This portion of the Heterodontus francisci isolate sHetFra1 unplaced genomic scaffold, sHetFra1.hap1 HAP1_SCAFFOLD_172, whole genome shotgun sequence genome encodes:
- the LOC137364207 gene encoding histone H2A type 2-B-like → MSGRGKISGKARSKTKSRSSRAALQFPVGCVHRLLRKGNYAERVGVGAPVYLAAVLEYLTTEILELAGNAARKNKKTRIIPRHMQLAVRNDKELNKLLGGLTIAQGGVLPNIKALLLPKKTSAQSSQKK